One Spea bombifrons isolate aSpeBom1 chromosome 1, aSpeBom1.2.pri, whole genome shotgun sequence DNA window includes the following coding sequences:
- the ZNF462 gene encoding zinc finger protein 462 isoform X3, which translates to MEVLQCDGCDFRAQSYDELKAHIQDVHTAFLQPTDVTEEGSSQTRSVGTNSSNQSEDQGVPQVQTSYYGHNATLFGQSAIGSSKPTNKFFQCKFCVRYFRSKNLLVEHTRKVHGHGANSTPGSMNYNIMMHDGFGKVFSCQFCTYKSPRRARIIKHQKMYHKNSLKETSPTTSQAVPVTVQETYKELPAEVVERSILESMVKPLTKSRGNFCCEWCSYQTPRRERWCDHMMKKHRGMVKILSSLRQDGMNMSELQNKTSLGSSPSTSFMPLNLGSHDLPNANVQSYRSPVNNVLPRGGAPKYPPMSYVPIKPKPSPNTGLMNMSDRSPYGFSDKSNVPPEMDDTAMLNDSSSDEEYIELDSENGLSSLDHHGSGMSGEPLLGSENNKLLETKGIPFRRYMNRFQCPFCPFLTMHRRSISRHIENIHLSGKTAVYKCDECPFSCKSPLRLGAHKQCHSGASPEWDTLGTFNDSMPSSLNESFDSSNINGRKSIFMTDSTQQYPYKCTMCSYSTTTLKGLRVHQQHKHSFCDNMPKSDSNMVRQTQESEPDSNSNMVRKSQTSILGLSSKNNFVAKASRKSSTDFPLDLSPGKKRTRIDEIASNLQSKINQSKQQEEDSVINVEDDEEENEVEIEVELDKEDDMSEPIMESENAYTLQQIWNKDANSTQKSMNFRNIQQNYSASNGAEIELTLSDDDDDYYYQSVVLKDQDSHALVSNQSGLFGENDQLNESSEYNEESGRLYYCKHCDFSNKSARSVSTHYQRMHPYIKFSFRYILDPNDHSAVYRCLECYIDYNNFDDLQQHYAEHHPEAMNVLNFDQSDLIYRCRFCSYTSPNVRSLMPHYQRMHPTVKINNAMIFSSYVVERQDELSSESQTLREILNSAPKSMATSTPSGQGASTTASLNKNATKSFASENENQKAPPSVNNVVVYDCDVCNFASPNMHSVLVHYQKKHPDEKASYFRIQKTMRIVSVDSGSAMSQLAFDGGSSITPSPSNVTTPNQEFNAEIYFCKHCSYTNRSVVGVLVHYQKRHPEIKVTAKYIRQAPPTAAGMINSDSQQSTHSTKPATTQNAKKSTLQPRENEMFFCQHCDYGNQTVKGVLIHYQKKHRDFKVNADVIRQHTAAIRSLCDQGQKKLDTNTNLAPSAADNEKTKLRSLRCRQCSYSTPYVYALRKHMKKDHPNLKATVTSILKWAFLDGFIEAGYHCEWCIYSHPEPSGLLEHYQRRHPEHYVDYTYMATKLCAGPENVAQAASDSKSYKCRDCSFEGPSIWDITNHYQAFHPWALKGDESILLDIIKEKDASDKANAEDSILSHIQSIQNPVTNTEPQLDSGDESNLLQEKSLQSTGHSALSSSPYQCAVCQSEYNNLHGLLTHYGKKHPGMKVKAADFAQDTDINHGAVYKCRHCPYINTRIHGVLTHYQKRHPTIKVTAEDFVHDVEPPSEMSQNDAEEHNRIFKQGYGAYRCKICPYFHGTLEKLKIHYEKYHDQPEPDILSQSSPRDSCSGDPETLSDDQPPQTVVTLEPGEVPDEASFKHNHVPSHTVFRCQLCKYFCSTRKGIARHYRIKHNNVRAQPEGKNNLFKCALCAYTNPIRKGLAAHYQKRHDIDAYYTHCLAASRTVTDKPNKVIIPTPPKDDSPELSDELKKAVERKKCSLCPFQSFSKKGIVSHYMKRHPGVIPKKQNASKLGCYFTAVYAEENECQSSGEDKLEPEAPVVEEPEPPEPELLPFRCIKCFKLSFSTPELLCMHYTDHHSKDIKRDFSVLGTTGTRSSTTTYQCKHCGSKLNSVTELTLHLNSHIEDFQKRAKRQERRKQLMNKQKSTETALADGKPDKTGQEGLPKPQKEKVVVGYKCKFCVEVHPTLRAICNHLRKHVQYGNVPPDFKDDEDDITDMNDDVDKEPDSSNASVAEGAVEGEAKEPNQEEQSRPGGYPCTQCDRVLMSMQGLRSHERSHLALALFTREDKYSCQFCSFVSAFRHNLDRHIQTHHGHHKPFRCKLCPFKSSYNSRLKTHIIKAHGGDHAYKCSSCPFSTMTISLLKDHSLKVHGKMLTLPRLRTIVQTIPRAKQSSRIGKETGMEESLYSEPPDVQQQLNHYQSAALAKNNSNNSPVPLPVVNTSAELKQEAVLNCEFCEFSSGYIQSIRRHYRDKHGGKKLFKCKDCTFYTCFKSAFTMHVEAGHSGTPKEGPKDLRCPFCLYHTKYKHNMIDHIVLHREERVVPIEVCRSKLSKQLQGVVFRCDKCTFTCSSDESLQQHIEKHNELKPYKCQLCYYESKQSEELDSHLREEHKVSRNFELVGLVNLDQLEQMKDKTDTSSSDEEETGFKSEDTVPFPDNKVATPEKRFRCEFCGRTFTQDSEWERHVLRHGMTISENPKEIEETRKQEDNVEESQMDYVNKVEKTEERLGDYCQQTKTSSFKNLTISEKVETKKE; encoded by the exons ATGGAGGTTCTGCAGTGTGATGGTTGCGACTTTAGAGCCCAGTCCTATGATGAACTAAAGGCTCACATTCAAGATGTACATACTGCATTTTTGCAACCCACAGATGTAACGGAAGAAGGTTCTAGTCAGACTAGATCAGTGGGTACAAATTCCAGCAACCAGTCAGAAG ACCAGGGTGTTCCTCAAGTTCAAACTTCATATTATGGCCATAACGCAACTTTATTTGGTCAATCTGCAATAGGAAGCTCAAAGCCGACCAACAAATTTTTCCAGTGCAAGTTTTGTGTTCGTTATTTCAGATCCAAAAATCTACTTGTGGAACATACCAGAAAGGTTCATGGTCATGGAGCAAATTCAACCCCTGGATCTATGAACTATAATATTATGATGCACGATGGCTTTGGAAAGGTTTTCTCCTGCCAGTTTTGTACTTACAAGTCACCCCGAAGAGCAAGAATAATCAAGCATCAAAAAATGTATCATAAGAATAGCCTAAAAGAGACTTCACCTACAACCTCACAAGCTGTTCCTGTGACAGTTCAAGAAACTTATAAGGAacttccagcagaagtagtagaacGTAGTATTCTTGAATCAATGGTGAAGCCCTTAACAAAGTCTAGGGGTAACTTTTGTTGTGAATGGTGTAGCTATCAGACACCCCGAAGGGAACGCTGGTGTGATCATATGATGAAAAAACATCGTGGGATGGTCAAGATACTGTCAAGCTTACGGCAAGATGGCATGAACATGTCAgagttacaaaataaaacttcaCTTGGTTCAAGTCCTAGCACCAGCTTTATGCCACTGAACTTAGGGTCACATGATCTCCCTAATGCTAATGTTCAGAGCTATAGAAGCCCTGTCAATAATGTACTACCTAGAGGGGGTGCTCCCAAATATCCACCCATGTCATATGTTCCAATTAAGCCAAAGCCTTCTCCAAATACAGGCCTCATGAACATGTCAGATAGGTCACCGTATGGGTTTTCAGACAAGTCTAATGTTCCACCGGAAATGGATGATACTGCAATGCTAAACGATTCTAGTTCAGATGAAGAGTATATTGAGCTGGATAGTGAAAATGGTTTAAGCTCACTGGATCATCATGGTTCAGGAATGTCTGGAGAGCCATTGTTGGGTTCAGAAAACAACAAATTACTAGAAACAAAGGGAATTCCATTTAGAAGGTACATGAACAGATTTCAGTGTCCTTTCTGCCCGTTTCTTACAATGCATCGACGGAGCATCTCTCGGCATATTGAAAACATTCACCTATCTGGGAAGACTGCTGTATACAAGTGTGATGAATGTCCATTTTCATGCAAAAGCCCTTTAAGGCTTGGTGCACATAAACAATGTCATTCTGGTGCATCACCTGAGTGGGATACACTAGGCACATTCAATGATAGTATGCCTTCATCCTTAAATGAAAGTTTTGATAGTAGTAATATCAATGGGAGAAAATCTATATTTATGACTGATTCTACCCAACAGTATCCTTACAAATGCACCATGTGCAGTTATTCTACTACTACTCTAAAGGGTCTACGTGTTCATCAACaacacaaacattcattttgtGACAATATGCCTAAGTCTGATAGTAATATGGTGAGGCAGACACAGGAGAGTGAACCAGATTCCAATTCCAATATGGTTAGGAAGAGCCAGACGTCCATATTGGGATTatcttctaaaaataattttgtggcAAAGGCATCTCGAAAAAGTTCAACTGACTTTCCTTTAGACTTGTCacctgggaaaaaaagaacaaggaTTGATGAAATTGCGAGCAATCTGCAGAGCAAAATTAATCAGAGTAAACAGCAGGAAGAGGATTCTGTCATTAATGTGGAAGATGATGAGGAGGAGAATGAAGTGGAGATAGAAGTAGAGCTAGACAAGGAAGATGATATGTCCGAACCAATAATGGAGTCAGAAAATGCATATACCCTTCAGCAGATCTGGAACAAGGATGCAAATTCTACCCAGAAAAGCATGAACTTCAGAAATATTCAGCAAAATTATTCAGCATCCAATGGCGCAGAAATTGAGTTGACTCTgtcagatgatgatgatgattattacTACCAGTCTGTGGTCCTCAAAGACCAAGACTCTCACGCATTAGTATCTAATCAGTCTGGTTTGTTTGGTGAAAATGACCAACTGAATGAAAGTTCTGAATATAATGAGGAGTCTGGAAGATTATACTACTGTAAGCACTGTGACTTTAGCAACAAATCTGCAAGGAGTGTTAGTACTCATTATCAGAGGATGCATCCATATATAAAGTTTAGTTTTCGGTATATTTTGGATCCAAATGATCACAGTGCAGTATACAGATGCCTAGAATGCTATATTGACTACAATAATTTTGATGACTTGCAGCAACATTATGCTGAGCATCACCCAGAGGCAATGAATGTTCTCAATTTTGACCAATCTGATCTGATATATCGGTGTCGCTTTTGTTCTTACACAAGTCCAAATGTTCGAAGCTTGATGCCACATTACCAAAGAATGCATCCAACCGTTAAAATCAACAATGCAATGATATTTTCCAGTTATGTCGTTGAACGTCAAGATGAATTATCTTCTGAATCACAGACATTGAGGGAAATCTTGAATTCTGCACCTAAAAGCATGGCCACATCTACTCCATCGGGGCAAGGTGCTAGCACCACTGcatctttaaacaaaaatgccaCAAAGTCCTTTGCATCAGAAAATGAAAATCAAAAGGCACCACCTTCAGTTAATAATGTGGTAGTTTATGACTGCGACGTATGTAATTTTGCAAGTCCAAACATGCATTCTGTCCTAGTTCATTATCAGAAAAAACATCCGGATGAAAAGGCTTCCTACTTTAGGATTCAAAAAACAATGCGTATTGTCTCTGTTGACAGTGGATCTGCAATGTCACAGCTGGCATTTGATGGAGGCTCTTCCATAACACCATCTCCCTCTAATGTGACTACACCAAACCAAGAATTTAATGCTGAAATATACTTTTGCAAGCACTGCTCATATACCAATCGCTCGGTTGTTGGCGTATTAGTTCACTATCAAAAACGACATCCTGAAATTAAAGTCACTGCAAAGTACATTAGACAGGCACCTCCAACAGCCGCTGGGATGATAAATTCTGATTCCCAACAAAGCACACATTCAACAAAACCAGCTACTACCCAGAATGCAAAGAAGAGCACATTACAACCTCGAGAAAATGAGATGTTTTTCTGTCAGCACTGTGATTATGGGAATCAGACTGTTAAAGGCGTTCTTATTCATTATCAAAAGAAACACAGGGATTTTAAAGTAAACGCAGATGTAATTAGACAGCATACAGCTGCCATTAGGAGCCTTTGTGATCAGGGGCAAAAGAAGCTTGACACAAACACAAATTTAGCACCTTCAGCTGCtgataatgaaaaaacaaaacttcgAAGTCTCAGGTGTAGACAGTGTTCATATTCAACTCCTTACGTGTATGCTCTAAGAAAACATATGAAAAAAGATCATCCTAATTTGAAGGCAACAGTTACTTCAATATTGAAATGGGCCTTTTTAGATGGCTTCATAGAAGCTGGTTATCACTGTGAATGGTGTATCTATTCCCATCCAGAACCAAGCGGTTTGCTTGAACATTACCAAAGAAGACACCCTGAACATTATGTGGATTATACCTACATGGCTACTAAGTTATGTGCAGGTCCAGAAAATGTTGCACAAGCTGCATCAGACTCCAAATCCTATAAATGTAGAGACTGTAGTTTTGAGGGACCCTCTATATGGGATATAACTAATCACTATCAAGCCTTTCACCCTTGGGCACTAAAAGGGGATGAATCAATACTActtgacataataaaagaaaaagatgcTTCGGACAAGGCAAATGCAGAAGACTCTATTTTGTCCCATATTCAGTCAATACAGAACCCTGTAACCAACACTGAGCCACAATTGGACAGTGGGGATGAATCTAATTTATTGCAAGAAAAAAGCTTACAGTCAACTGGTCACTCTGCATTATCTTCTTCGCCATATCAGTGCGCAGTCTGTCAATCTGAATACAATAACCTACATGGCCTTCTTACACACTATGGCAAAAAACATCCTGGTATGAAGGTGAAAGCTGCTGATTTTGCACAGGACACAGACATTAACCATGGAGCTGTGTATAAATGCAGGCACTGTCCTTATATAAACACTCGAATTCACGGAGTCCTCACTCACTATCAAAAACGTCATCCTACCATAAAAGTCACTGCTGAAGATTTTGTACATGACGTGGAACCGCCTTCTGAAATGTCTCAGAATGATGCAGAAGAGCATAATCGCATCTTTAAGCAAGGGTATGGTGCTTACAGATGCAAAATATGCCCTTACTTCCACGGGACCCTTGAAAAGTTAAAAATCCATTATGAAAAATATCACGACCAACCGGAACCTGACATACTCTCACAATCCTCCCCAAGAGACAGTTGTTCAGGGGACCCAGAGACCCTTTCTGATGATCAGCCACCTCAGACTGTTGTTACTCTGGAGCCTGGAGAGGTCCCTGATGAAGCAAGTTTTAAACATAACCATGTCCCTTCCCATACTGTCTTTAGGTGCCAGCTATGTAAATACTTCTGCTCTACCAGAAAAGGGATAGCACGACACTACCGCATCAAACATAACAATGTTCGAGCTCAACCAGAaggaaaaaacaatttattcaaATGCGCACTTTGTGCATATACAAATCCAATTCGCAAAGGCCTTGCTGCCCACTACCAGAAGCGGCATGATATTGATGCATATTACACCCATTGTTTAGCTGCATCCAGAACGGTTACTGACAAGCCCAATAAAGTTATCATTCCCACCCCTCCTAAAGACGACTCTCCAGAACTGAGTGATGAATTAAAGAAAGcagtggaaagaaaaaaatgttctctcTGTCCTTTTCAGTCCTTCAGCAAAAAAGGTATTGTTTCCCATTATATGAAACGCCATCCAGGTGTTATTCCCAAAAAGCAAAATGCCAGCAAGCTCGGTTGTTACTTTACAGCTGTGTATGCGGAAGAAAATGAATGCCAAAGTTCTGGTGAAGACAAGCTTGAACCTGAAGCACCAGTTGTTGAAGAGCCTGAGCCTCCAGAACCTGAATTGCTTCCATTTAGGTGTATAAAATGCTTTAAACTCTCATTTAGTACTCCTGAGCTGCTGTGCATGCATTATACAGACCACCACAGTAAGGACATAAAGAGGGACTTCTCCGTTTTGGGCACTACTGGCACAAGATCCTCTACCACCACATATCAATGCAAGCATTGTGGCAGCAAGCTGAACAGTGTAACTGAGCTGACCTTGCACTTGAATTCTCACATAGAAGACTTTCAGAAACGTGCAAAACGCCAGGAAAGACGGAAGCAGCTTATGAACAAGCAAAAAAGCACAGAGACTGCTCTTGCAGATGGTAAACCTGATAAG ACTGGTCAGGAGGGGCTGCCTAAACCCCAGAAGGAAAAGGTAGTTGTTGGCTACAAGTGTAAATTCTGTGTGGAAGTCCATCCAACACTCCGTGCCATCTGTAATCATCTCCGTAAACATGTCCAGTATGGCAATGTACCTCCTGACTTCAAG gatGACGAGGACGATATCACTGATATGAATGATGATGTTGACAAAGAACCTGATAGTTCAAATGCATCTGTAGCAGAAGGAGCTGTGGAAGGAGAAGCAAAAGAGCCCAATCAGGAGGAACAATCAAGACCCGGAGGCTATCCTTGTACCCAATGCGATCGTGTTTTAATGTCAATGCAAGGTCTCCGTTCCCATGAGAGAAGTCACTTGGCACTGGCACTGTTTACTCGAGAAGACAAATACAGCTGCCAGTTCTGCTCCTTTGTCTCTGCCTTCAGACACAa TTTGGACCGCCACATCCAGACTCATCATGGGCATCATAAACCATTCAGGTGCAAACTGTGCCCTTTCAAATCTTCCTATAATAGCCGACTGAAGACACACATTATTAAGGCTCATGGGG GGGATCATGCCTACAAATGCTCCTCTTGTCCGTTTTCCACTATGACAATCAGTCTACTGAAAGATCACTCTTTAAAAGTTCACGGAAAGATGTTAACTTTGCCCCGACTGCGCACCATTGTTCAGACAATCCCGAGAGCCAAGCAGTCCTCGCGGATTGGAAAGGAAACTGGTATGGAAG AGTCTTTGTATTCTGAGCCACCAGATGTTCAGCAGCAACTCAATCATTACCAGTCGGCTGCTCTAGCTAAAAATAACAGCAACAATAGCCCTGTGCCTCTTCCTGTGGTCAACACTTCAGCCGAGCTGAAACAGGAAGCGGTCCTCAACTGTGAATTCTGTGAATTTTCATCTGGATACATTCAAAGCATTCGTCGTCACTACCGAGAtaagcacggaggaaagaaactTTTTAAGTGCAAAGATTGCACTTTTTATACATGCTTTAA GTCTGCTTTTACTATGCATGTTGAAGCTGGACATTCAGGAACCCCCAAGGAAGGACCTAAAGACCTTCGTTGTCCATTCTGCCTGTAccacacaaaatataaacacaacATGATTGATCATATTGTCCTACACAGAG